ACATTCCCATGTGAGCTACATGCCGATATCCGACATCCCTCGCCCCAAGCTATCTTAGCTCATGTCAGCGCAAACTTCCACCACAGAACTCAATGGCTTATTCCAGCCAACCCGATCCCCAGAATCCACGACTGTTTAATTATTAGCCTCTCGGGACCGAATGCGAACCGTCGAGATCTAAACTACGAGGCTTGGCGGAGGAATGCAAGCCGAAGTAATTCGGATTTGGTGGCTTATCGCCCCAGTCTCGGAGCGAAAATGAGGAGTGAGTTTTGACTACTGTAGCTACGGCGCTCaaaaaataacttttatCTATTCCTTCTATGGTAATTAATTCGATCTAAGTTTCTACGCTGCGTAGATCTAGATTTCCCCGCGTCTAGATCCCGGAGCTGTTTTTTCGTAGAGATCATCATTCCCGGTATGTCTATCCGTGATTTTATCTAAGCCATGTCTTGATCTACGCCTTCCAATTCTTGCTAAATCGAGCAACAAGGAGAACTAAGCCACCAGCGAGCATTGAGAAACAAGTAACTTTGACCAGTCAGTGGAGATTCAAGTGAAGGTGGAGTGATATACTTACTAACGGTGAAGCCCCAGCCTACGCCGATGCCGTCAATCATGGGGACGACGCCTCCAACGCTCATTGCGCCGAAACTGTACTGGATAACGTATTTTCCTGTAATGACTGCTGTTCTATGTGCTGGTCGAACCTCTGAAGACTATTAGTTGCGTTTCTCTGTCAAGGTTAATTGACTAACCAGCTGCATATGTATTCAACCCACTAAATGACGCCATGAGTCCAAACCCTTGGATAAACGCACTCACAATCGGCAACGCCATACCACCAAGTCTATGATAAACACTCCATCCGTAAAGAAGGGTTCCGAGAGGTAGAATGACAAGAACACTGACTAGACTGCTGTTCAAGCGATCTTCAGGAATTCTCTGCCCGTTTCGCTTTCGCATGTATCTCTTGACGACTACGTCGGAGATTTTACCGCCAACGGTACTTCCGACGAGAAATCCAGCGCCCGGCGCGAGATAGAAAAGACCGCTTGCGAGAGGGGATGTGAGATTGAAGCGAGGGTTTATGACGCGGCGAATGGAGGAGAGGAGACCGTATTGGTTGAAGCCGAGGAGACCGCAGGCGATGTTCTGTTATGTCAGTGTTGCACTTGTTCAACTGGGGAAGAAAAAAACTTACAGCGAGGATAACCTTGGGATATTTGAATTGGCAGAAGACGTGCATCGGATTGAATGTCCGAAGGATCTCCTTGGCGGTTCGAGGACGTGTCGTCTCAGCCAACTTGGGATTCTCAACTTCACTGGCTTTCGGGATGaacagaagagaaagaatgagTCCAAAGAGACACATGCCGGCTTCAACGCCATAGATGACTCGCCAGCTGGTGAATGTTGCGATGATACTACCGAGAAGAGGTGCTGTAGATCTGAGTACCAACTCATGTCAAGGAGGTCGGATAGGCTTACCGATTGAATTGAACGACACGCAACTCCCCAGAAAGAACCCAACAGCAGTCCCACGAGACGTCTACAACCGTCAGTAAACAACTTTCAACCATCAAGACATACTCACAGGATCAAAGATATCCGCCAGAATAGTCTGCCCAGCAACCAAAAAGAACGGCCCCGTATTGCCTCCCAAAATCCAAAGCGTCGCAAACCCAGCTAAATTCGGCACAGTTGCGCACCCAATCGCACAAACACAAAGGACAGCATTCGCGGCAAGATACGCAGACTTGCGTCCAATAATCGTACTAATCGGCAACCAAATCAACCCCGACAACGCCTGTGCTACAAAGACACCAGCAttgatggtggtgatggtagTTACGGGTATGTTGAGATCAGAAGCTACTTCGATGGTGGCGGGCATTATGGCGGTGCTCCAGAATGTCATGGGGAGCGGCATCCAGCATACCACGAAGAGGATCACCCATTTTCGCCAGGTGGGGATTTGGGCGACGTCGTCGTCTATTGCACCGATTGGCGGTAATGGCGTCTCTGGGGAGCCTGTGAGGGCTGTTTTTGGTTCAGTGGTCATAGTGAATAAACGAATGGATTTATACAACGAAAAAGCTAGTAACGAGGCGTAACTTAATTAACACAAAGGTGAATGAAACGAACGTCGGATTAATCCATTGAAGCTGCAATACAAATATTTACTGAAAAGAGttttcttcaccttctcaaTCAGGTATTTAAAACCCCCCAATTCCTTGCATCTTGGCTCACTTATAGTGGACCGCTATGACTTTCTCCAGCGGTGTCGGATGTCAATCGCCTTGACCCGTCTTATTCCCACTCACCTCTCTCGGCGCCAACTCCCCAAACTACCGAAAAGCATACTTTTCTGCCGAGGTTAACGCTGAGTCAGCGCGGGAAAGTTAAAATTCTCGCCGATTTTTGTCGGCGTCATTGAACCGAGTTTCACTTCTCTATTCTTGGGGAGTCACACGACACCAGCTGGTAATCGGTAACTCGGCTATCCAATCAGGAAGATATCGGGTGGGTTTGTGAGATAAGACTGTGTTACTTGGCCTTGAAGATCACCTGTCGGTACAAGGTTTGAGACAATGGCTGATCATCAGAGTGACTCGGACAAGGAGGATGTTGGGTCTTCGACGCTTACGCCGTTGAGTCCGGGGAAACGACAGCGCAAGACGAAATCTACAGCGTAAGAGTCTTTGATTTACTTGGAATATATTTTTTGCGGATTGACTAATTGAATTGGTTCAGCTGTCGGCGATGTCATGCCAGAAAAGTCAAATGCTCAGGCGGCCAGCCCTGTGAAAACTGCCGTCAAGCAAGCAAAGGCGCCGAATGTTCTTATCCCCGTAAGAACcgtctcgtcaaagtcagCCAACAGTAAGATCCTCTCTCTTTATCCTCAGTATCCCCATGTTTATCAATTGGTCCAGATACATTGACGATCTCATCGCCGAGAACCAGCGTCTTCGTCAAGATGACGCTAAACCTCGGCCTGAGCCAACCATCCCCGACGTCTCAATCTCACAGAGCACCGAGACGTCCTCGTCCCTACAGGGTACACTCCTCGAAGAACGACCCTGGTTTTTTGACATGAATGTTCTTCACACCCCCGTCCTCATCGGCGAAGCTTCCGACGCTGCGTTTGCGACGCGCTTTAGGCAGGCTATTTCTGAACCGGGGCATAGCCACATACCCCGGGTGAATTATGCACCGGACGAGAGGTTGCTGGCTCTTTCGGATGAAGATTGTCCGTGGCCTATACCCTCTAGGGCACGGTTGCTTGTTAATGTCGCATTGAAGTATGTTAGTCGGAATTACTACATTGTGAGAAAGAGTCAGATCTTGGAGGGGTTAGAGCAGACGATTCTTAATCCTAACTCGGCGGATTCGTTGCTGAGGAGTAAATTATGGGTTCTGTTTGCGATTGGGGAGATGTACTCTACGCGTACGGCGGCCAAGGATAGGAACTTTCCTGGTATGGCATATTTTGCAAGGGCGACTCGCATTCTTCGAATCATTAGCGAAAGACCTCGCATTGATGCCATTGAgattcgtcttcttcttgtaaGTCTCTCCCTTCTTCATAGAAGCAAGCTAACAATCTAGTCTTTTTATTCCCTCGCTCTTAACCGCCGCTATACAGCATACGCCCTCGCCGGCTCATCAGTCCGTCTCTCCGTCGTAATGGGTCTTCACCTCAACGTCCCCGAATCCCAACTCCGCGACACCGGCGCACGAGAACACAGAAATCGCGTATGGTGGACTGCATATAGTTTCGATCGGATGTGGGCTTCTCGTCTTGGCCATCCTGTCGCTATTCAAGATGACGACATCGAAGTTGATCTTCCTACTGATCCAGTCTTGGATACGCCATCGGATGACTTTGCTGACTCATCGTATTTCATCGCGGGTCTGAGACTTGCGAGATTGGCGGCCAAGGTTATCAATGCGATTTATACGAGAAGACCACAGCAGAAAACACTGTCGCAGAGGGTTCAAGAGGCGTTGAGGGATCTGAGGGCTTTTGTGGAGGAGTTGCCGCCTCATCTACACATTGAACCAACTGATGCCCCAGAACCAAGTCCAAAGCCTCTCTCACTGCACTTGTACTTCAACCAAGTCGCCATCACCGCCACGCGTCCTATTCTTCTGCATGTCCTCAGGACTCACGTCTCAGCATGGGATACTCAACCTCGCACGGAGCCCCAAATTCCCGTATCAGCCATGACCCTCTCCGAAGCCTGCATCCGCTGCGCACGCCACTCGTGCCGCCTCCTAATCGACTGCTGGATCGACGGCTCCTTCGCGACATTCGACTACTTCTACACACAATACCTCTTCTCATCCGCCACAGTCCTCGCGATATCAAGCCTAATCGACGGAAAGGAATGTCGCAGCGACAAAGAGCAGTTCGAGTCAGCAGCACAGTTTCTGCACCAACTAAAGGAGAATGGAAACTTTGCGGCGGAGGAGTTTTGTAGACATGTTGATGCTATGAAGGTTTGTATGAGGGCGCTTGAGGCGAGGAGGGGACAGTTTGTGGTGCAGGATACGGGATTGTTGGGGTTGGATGTACTAAACCCTACGGCGGGGATGGCGTTGTCGGAGCCGTCGTTGCAGGAGTTGCTGTCGCAGCCGGTTTTGGATTTGCAGTTTATTGATGCGTCGATGTATCATGATGGGGCGCAGGGGTTGTATTGGCCTGATATTAGTCCTGAGAGTTGGAGTGCCAGCGGATGGACTCCTGGTGGGTAGAACTTGGAGACGCAGTATCTGACTAGCTAGTATTGAACTATTATTCGTCGTCTCTTATCTGGCCTCTTATTTATGCTTCTTGAAAAATCGTATGTCGTGAAGAGCATCTTGACGCTTCCAAAAGTGGCTTAGTGCGAATACCTTTCTGTAGCTACAGTCTATGATATATCCATGAATTCGTGTAGACCAGCTCGATTGCATAAACAGCAACATGCGAACCTTGCAATATCTTCTAGAGTGTCGCATCCAGTCGAGCAGAATTGTCACCATCATTTGTCCATAAGTACAGTGCCAAGACTTGCCATTTATCTCTTTGACTGCTCAAGTCGAACAATGTTCTTGAACAGCTCACAGAGTATGAATCATGAACAACGTTTCAGGTTTAGGCTCTCTGGCACTGTGAATCCTATGTTCTGTTGGACTGACAGCTCGTTCGCCCTTGTCCTGGCAGTTCCTTTCAGCTGGTAGCGCGGCAGGCTGAACAAGACCGCCAGTCACCATAGACCAACGACGAACAGACTGTTGTTCTCGTTGACACTGGCATTGTTTGCTACCACTGCGAAATGAACTGCGAGAATGTTCACCGTCAGTCTCCCAATAAatgcttctcttccttgttgttgatccagttctcttctttcctccTCACCAACCTCACAACATCTCGACCTTGGTCTTCACATCAACTCAACCATTAACAACTACCAACAACTCGCAACCTCACCTTCATACACCAAATCAACTCACACAACAATCATACCCCTCACAACCGACCACATGTCTTCCTTTTCCACTGCCTACCCCACTGATGGTGAGGTGATCGACATTGGTGGTTCATCCATCAACCTCACCTTCGTGGACGACCAACTCCCCAAGGCCTTCCTTGGCAAGGGTGACTTCCCCAAGGAAGTCGCCTACACTTCTGGCATGGAGAAGTGGAATGCAATTGCCGACAAGTCGTACCAGACTTCGGACGAGATGGCTATTATCAAGGCTACTGCCAAGCAAGTTGTTCAGCAACTCAAGTCTGGAACTCACATCATCGATCTCGGTGCTGCCAACAGCAAGAAGTTTGAACCTTATGTTCACGAATTCATCTCCCAGGGCAAGGAGTGCGTTTATGTCGCTCTTGACCTGTCTCACGCCTCTCTTGTCGAGCAcatcgccaaggccaaggctacATTCCCTGGTGTCAAGTGTATTGGTCTTTGGGGCTCTTTCGAACAGGGCGACATCTATTTCAACAAGACCCGCCCTACTGCCCGCCTTTTCCTGTCTCTCGGCAGCATCTTCTACAACGCCCCCGACTCTATGGCCAAGGATCGTTGTGTCGAGTTTAAGCTCCACATGACCCCTGTCGATCGTCTCATTGTCGGCCAGGACGGTCCTACCGGCGCTGAAGCCAGCCAGACCCATGCTGCCTACAACACCGTCGAGTATGACGCCTTTTTCACCACCTACCTCCAAGGTCTTCAAGATCACGCTGGTATTGTCGGTGCTAACCCCAAGACTGCTTGGACTGTTGAGAGCGAGCTCAACAAAGCGATGCATTACTTCGATGTCACTGCCAACCACGAAATGCAGTGCACCAAgttcaacatcaacgtcCCCGCCGGCACTGTCTTCCAAATGTTCAAGTCTTGGAAGCGTTATGAGGCTGAGATCCACGAGCTTACCAACGAGGTTGGTCTCAACATCGAGACTCttggcaaggctgagaaTTCGGGTATGCGTCAATACCTCATCAAGACTGCTGAGAACTAAATCCACTGCACGCTGTGATGTCTCCCTTCTGTCGTCGGTTTTTCGGAGTTTGATAAAAGTTGTCTGAGCTTGGAAGTGCCAGACCGAGTGCGCGAGTAGACGGAAAAGTCCCCCACTCATggttgtttttgtttttgtttaTCTCTTGACTTGGTAGAGTCTTGGGAAGGATTTGTCTGAGCTAGGAATGCCGGACCCCCAGTGACGGAGATCCTGGGAATTGCGATACACAGGACGGAATAGATTAGATTTCTAGATTAAGGATACATCGGTCTTCTGTCAAACCTTTTTGCATTTGTAAAGTGATACTCATACGTCTCGCGCTGTCTGGGGCTAAATTCTGTTGATACTGACTCGACAGTTGTGTCATGATCTTGACGTGCACAAATGAAGCTCAGATGGGAGACTAATCATTGTTTCTTGGAAGTCTAACTTGGTGCCTCCCTACTATCCTACACTATACTGACGACTCTTGTTCTACCTTNNNNNNNNNNNNNNNNNNNNNNNNNNNNNNNNNNNNNNNNNNNNNNNNNNNNNNNNNNNNNNNNNNNNNNNNNNNNNNNNNNNNNNNNNNNNNNNNNNNNNNNNNNNNNNNNNNNNNNNNNNNNNNNNNNNNNNNNNNNNNNNNNNNNNNNNNNNNNNNNNNNNNNNNNNNNNNNNNNNNNNNNNNNNNNNNNNNNNNNNNNNNNNNNNNNNNNNNNNNNNNNNNNNNNNNNNNNNNNNNNNNNNNNNNNNNNNNNNNNNNNNNNNNNNNNNNNNNNNNNNNNNNNNNNNNNNNNNNNNNNNNNNNNNNNNNNNNNNNNNNNNNNNNNNNNNNNNNNNNNNNNNNNNNNNNNNGCCGAACAGGGTCTGGGCGCCCCAAGGTGAACCGATTGGGAAACTATTGAGGGCAACAGGAGGACGAACTCATCTTGACGTTTTTTCAGGACTGATCCTGATGATCGTCTAGGTGTTttccaaaagaacaaggaggAAGGAAGTTGGTTAAACCTCATTCAGAGTCTTGGATCTTTTGTCGGATTCGGACCGAGAAAGCCTCAGGAAGTAGAGTATGTGGAGGGATGTACTTGACGAAATCGGTCTTTTCGAAGGCGAGCAGGAGGGTTGAGAATTGGGCGGGGAAGAGGCTGATTTCTTTTCCGATGAAGGGAGGAGGGACGAGGATTCTGTTGACGGCGTGGATGATGCCATTCTTGGTTTTCTGTAACAGTCAGTGAAGACCAATTGATCTAGTGGAATATACCTACGAAGTTGACGGCGATGACCTTGCTGTACAGATTAAGCCTCACACCAGAGAATCCGACGCTGGTACGAAGACGCTGAGGCTTATCGCCAAGCCAAGGCTCCTTCAGTGTAGTGGGAATAGTATGCGTGAAGAGGATTCGTGACGCAGGATACTCGCCAATACCAAGATGGTAGTTAAGAACAGCCTCGACGAATTCATCACTAGGCTTATCCttatgatgatgaggaataTGCTCAAACGCCTCATCAGTCGGGACAAAAAGCGTGTAGTTCGCATCAGTGCTGTTCAACAACTTGCCGAATTTCTCATGCTTCTGTAcaagcttgaagaacttcttgGTGTAGTTGCTCTTGGCGATGAGTTCATAAGTCGTATGATCGGTAAAGTCACCGCCCGTTCGGCCAAAGATATCCGCAGACTCATCGTCTTCTACATTATCAGCGGGGAGGAAGACCTCTTCATCCTGGAGTCTGTTGTGAATTGCGGCTGTGAACTCAGTGGAGAGCTGCTCGGTcgcttcatcaagatgcTTGCGGAGACGCGTAGGAATATCTTCGAGTGTTTGCTTAAGATCATCCTTCCAGTTATTGAAAGCGTCCAAGCCCTCGGGAATCACGAAGGCTGAAGTGGCCGTAGCCAAAGTAAGAGCCAAAAGAGACCTCATAATGAATCGATCAATCAACGAACTctacagaagaagaaatgacAATATCAAGCCACTCCCACGTCCTTATCAATGATGAGAAACGGTCAATGATGCTCTGACTTTATATCGATCGCACGTCTATGACGGAACAGT
The window above is part of the Fusarium oxysporum f. sp. lycopersici 4287 chromosome 8, whole genome shotgun sequence genome. Proteins encoded here:
- a CDS encoding hypothetical protein (At least one base has a quality score < 10); this translates as MRSLLALTLATATSAFVIPEGLDAFNNWKDDLKQTLEDIPTRLRKHLDEATEQLSTEFTAAIHNRLQDEEVFLPADNVEDDESADIFGRTGGDFTDHTTYELIAKSNYTKKFFKLVQKHEKFGKLLNSTDANYTLFVPTDEAFEHIPHHHKDKPSDEFVEAVLNYHLGIGEYPASRILFTHTIPTTLKEPWLGDKPQRLRTSVGFSGVRLNLYSKVIAVNFKTKNGIIHAVNRILVPPPFIGKEISLFPAQFSTLLLAFEKTDFVKYIPPHTLLPEAFSVRIRQKIQDSE